The following are from one region of the Quercus robur chromosome 1, dhQueRobu3.1, whole genome shotgun sequence genome:
- the LOC126718520 gene encoding beta-glucosidase 12-like, which translates to MKKIGLDGYRFSISWSRVLPKGKLSGGVNRAGIKYYNNLINKLLANGIQPFVTLYHWDLPQALEDEYGGFLSPHFVDDFRDYAELCFKEFGDRVKHWITLNEPLSQASGGYADGLIAPARCSSWQKLNCTAGDSGTEPYLAAHHEILAHASAVEVYRKKYQKIQKGIMGISLNSNWYVPFSNSTHDREAAQRSLDFKLGWFMDPLSTGDYPHSMRALVGDRLPKFTKEQSELVKGSLDFLGLNYYSSKYASNSHRRNPGNASSYLTDSHADTSPFRNGIPIGPRAASDWIYVYPRGLRDILLYIKKKYHNPLIFITENGTNEFNNASLPLKEALDDSYRIDYHYQHFQYLLRSIKDGVNVQGYFAWSFLDNFEWGAAFTVRFGIVYVDYEHDLKRYPKLSARWFKKFLKK; encoded by the exons ATGAAAAAGATTGGCTTAGATGGATACAGATTCTCAATCTCATGGTCTCGAGTATTGCCAA AAGGAAAACTATCTGGAGGTGTGAATAGGGCAGGAATCAAATACTACAACAATCTAATCAACAAGCTCCTAGCCAATG GCATACAACCCTTTGTGACTCTCTACCACTGGGATCTTCCCCAGGCATTGGAAGATGAGTATGGTGGTTTTTTGAGTCCTCATTTTGT GGATGATTTTCGGGATTATGCTGAGCTTTGCTTTAAAGAATTTGGTGATCGTGTCAAGCATTGGATCACACTAAATGAACCACTGAGCCAAGCCTCTGGTGGTTATGCTGATGGGCTTATCGCACCGGCTCGGTGTTCTAGTTGGCAAAAGTTAAATTGTACCGCTGGAGATTCCGGGACAGAGCCGTATTTGGCGGCACATCATGAGATTCTTGCTCATGCATCCGCTGTTGAAGTGTACAGAAAAAAGTATCAG AAAATACAAAAAGGCATTATGGGTATATCCCTAAATTCAAACTGGTATGTGCCATTCTCTAACTCAACGCACGACCGTGAAGCTGCGCAAAGATCCCTTGATTTCAAGTTAGGATG GTTTATGGATCCCCTAAGCACTGGTGACTATCCACATAGTATGCGAGCTCTTGTTGGTGACCGGTTACCCAAATTCACGAAAGAACAATCCGAGCTAGTAAAAGGGTCATTGGATTTTCTGGGGCTAAACTACTATAGTTCTAAATATGCTTCCAATTCACATCGCCGCAATCCTGGAAACGCAAGCAGTTACTTGACAGATTCTCATGCTGATACTTCTC CTTTTCGCAATGGGATCCCCATCGGACCAAGG GCTGCTTCAGATTGGATCTATGTCTATCCAAGAGGACTTCGAGACATTCTATTatacataaagaaaaagtaCCATAACCCGCTAATTTTTATTACCGAGAAtg GAACTAATGAGTTCAATAATGCTTCATTGCCGCTTAAGGAAGCCCTAGATGACAGCTATAGAATTGATTATCACTATCAACATTTTCAGTATCTGCTTAGGTCTATCAA GGATGGTGTTAATGTACAGGGATATTTTGCATGGTCATTTTTGGACAACTTTGAATGGGGTGCAGCTTTCACCGTTCGGTTTGGCATTGTCTATGTAGACTATGAACATGATTTGAAAAGATATCCGAAGTTGTCTGCACGTTGGTTTAAAAAATTCCTCAAGAAATAA